The sequence TTCTTGTTCCCCAAGCTGGTCGTGGAGTGGCGGCCGTGGGAGCGGTTCGTGAGCGAGGTGCGGCGCGCGTGCGAGCAGAAGCGCGGCGGGCCGCTGGCGTACTTCATGGTCGCGTTTCATCCAGACATGCCGCTCGATCTCGCCAACGCCGATCGCGCGGTGAGCTTTCTGCGGCGCAGCCCGGATCCCACGATTCAGCTCGTCTCCAGCGCCGCGACCGATCGCGCGCGCGATGCCGCCCGTGACGGCAGGGAGCTCTCGCGCGTCATCGCCGAGGCTGGCCTGCGCGCGGTGAAAGAGGCTGGTCCGGAGCGGCTCGCGGCGTTGCTGGCCGAGATCCACCGGGAGCGTCGCACGTCATGAACCACCTGTACCTGCACGGCTTCGCCAGCGGGCCCAGCTCGCGAAAGGCGGTGGCTGTGCGCGAGATCCTGCAGAAGCACGGCATCGATCTCGACGTGCCTGATCTGAATCTGCCGAGCTTCGAGCACCTCACCATCACGGCGATGGTCGAGGAGGCCGAGCGTCGCTTGAAGCCGGACAGCGTCGTCTGGGGCTCGAGCCTCGGCGGCTACCTGGCCACGCTGCTCGCGAATCGCCACCCGGACAAGGTGAAGAAGCTCATCGTCTTCGCGCCGGCGGGGGAGTTCCCGCGCGCGTTCCCCGAGCGCGGCGACTCGGGCAAGGCCGCGTGGGCCCGCGGCGGCACCGTGCCCGTGTTCCACCACGCGCGCCGCCAGACGCTCCCGCTCGCGGGCGATCTCGCGGCGGATTGCGAGCGCTGGCCGATTCGACTGCGCGTGCCCTGTCCGGCGCTGGTGGTGGCCGCGCGGCACGACGACGTCATCCCGCTGCCGACCATCGAGAGCTGGGCCGCGGAGCAGCCCCAGGCCACGCTCCACGTCGTGGATGACGCCCACGACATGAACCAGGTCATCCCCCAGCTCTTGCAGCTGGCGTCGGACTTCCTGGGCCTGTCGCGCTGAC is a genomic window of Deltaproteobacteria bacterium containing:
- a CDS encoding DUF1415 family protein, with protein sequence MSEQESWARDALARNDRYLLEFIEALNLCPFAKGCREGGKLHREVLPMDALEVPTVLARVQALEARPEGEVDIGLFLFPKLVVEWRPWERFVSEVRRACEQKRGGPLAYFMVAFHPDMPLDLANADRAVSFLRRSPDPTIQLVSSAATDRARDAARDGRELSRVIAEAGLRAVKEAGPERLAALLAEIHRERRTS
- a CDS encoding alpha/beta fold hydrolase; translation: MNHLYLHGFASGPSSRKAVAVREILQKHGIDLDVPDLNLPSFEHLTITAMVEEAERRLKPDSVVWGSSLGGYLATLLANRHPDKVKKLIVFAPAGEFPRAFPERGDSGKAAWARGGTVPVFHHARRQTLPLAGDLAADCERWPIRLRVPCPALVVAARHDDVIPLPTIESWAAEQPQATLHVVDDAHDMNQVIPQLLQLASDFLGLSR